Below is a window of Leucobacter sp. Psy1 DNA.
GAAATGACGAATCCGCGTGCGACATCCTCCCAGGAAGGGATCGCCGTGACCGTCACGGTGACGAACACCGGAGCCGTTTCGGGTCGGGAGGTCGTGCAGGTGTATGCCGCACTCGAGAAATCCGGCGTGCGGCGGCCGACCCGTGAACTGCGCGGGTTCAGCGGCGTCGAGTTGGCACCCGGGGAGTCCCGAGAGGTGGTGATCCAAATCCGGCGGTCCGATCTCGCGTACTGGAGCGTCCGCGAGGATCGGTGGGTCGTCGAGACCGGTCGGTACACGCTCGACGTCGGCGCGTCGAGCCGAGACATTCGAGCGACCGCCACGGTCGAGGTTGAGGGAGATGAGCGACCGCTCCCGGTGACCCTCGAAACCACGTTCGACGAGCTCATGGCGGACCCGGAGACCGCCGCTCGCCTCGAAGTCGCGATGAAGGCGAACGGCGTCGTCGTCGATCAGGCCACTCGCATCTTCCTCGGCGGAGTACCGGTCGGGCGTATCGACGGGTTCCCACTGCCGAGGCGGGAGACCGAGAAGCTCATTCGAGCGATCAACGCGTGAGTCGGCGGCGAGTCGGGTGCGTTCAAGCGCAGGGCGTGATCGGGCCCGACTCGCCGGGGAGTCGTTATTTTGTTCGATATCTGCGAGTATGGGGTCAGAACCTCGCAACACCGTCGTGATCGCGCTCGTGATCACGACGTTCCTTATTCACCGCGTTCGCTCTGAACGCGGTACTCATATCGCCCACGGCGCTGCGTCATCGCAGCGCGAGTTCGTCGCGCGTTCACGCATGGCTGCGCGGCGGGGCCAATCTAGGAAACCTCACTTGGGATATCTCAACTATGGGGCGAGGCACGTCTTCGAGTTCGACGACCGCACGCTCGCTCATCTGCAACCCGTCATTCTCGCGAAGCTCAGCCGTCAGGAGAGCTTCGCCTTCACCTGGACGGACCGGGGACACCGTCGCAGCATCTGGCTGCACCCCGCCATTACGCTGTCCTTCCAGCTCGCGGCCGAGCCGTCGCCGCAGCTCAATCGCACCTGGCTCCAAGCGCTGACGAAACAGGCGAACGGATCATCCGGGCTGCGCATCGTGAAGGAACCGGCAGCGTAGGCGCCGGGGCGGAGAGCCGCTGATGACGAAACATACCGGATCCGGACACATTGACATCGAGATGCCGCTGTACGACGTGTACCGGCTGTGGGTCCGCGTCGAAACATATCCGCGCTTCCTCGCGCCGCTCGAGGAGGTGGCGCAACTGAGCGATACCGTGCTGCACTGGCGGGTTCGCTTCGGGGAGTATCGACGCGACTTCGATACCGTCATCGCCGAGCACGTGCCCCGGCGGCGCCTGGCGTGGCGAAGCCTCGGCGCTGCCTTCCACACCGGAAGCGTCGATTTCGCGGCGGTCGATGATCGCACGACGCGAGTGCGACTCCAGATGGCGTGGGACCACCGGGTCCTCGACCTGCCCGATGGGGCGGATCCGGGGATCACGCTCGTGGACGACGCTGCTGTAAACGCGGATCTGCGGGCCTTCGTGCACTACGCGGAGGAGGAAGCAGAGGCCGTGCAGCCGCAGTTGATCGGAGGTCCCGCGCACCCGCCACCGCGCACCGCCTAGGATAGGGCGGGGTGTGAAGAGGGGGGGCGCGTTGCGTCGCATCGTCGTCCTCGGTTTCGTCTTCACGCTGCTGTCGGCATTCTTCTTCGCCGTCGCTGGCCCCGTCGCCAAGACGATGTACGAGATCGGCTGGACACCTGGCGCGGTCGTGCTGGTCAGGCTTGCCGGTTCCGCAGTGCTGCTGCTCGTGCCCACGCTCTTCGCGTTGCGCGGCTACTGGGGCGAGGTGCGCCGGCACTGGGGAACGGTGGTCACCTACGGCGTCGTCTCGATGGCCGGCGTGCAGGCGTTCTTCTTCCTCGCGGTGGAGCACCTCACGGTGGCTGTCGCACTGCTGCTCGAGATGACGGCGCCGATCCTCATCGTGTTCTGGCTGTGGGCGCGCACGCGCAAGAGACCGGGAGCGTTCACGTTCGCCGGCGTCGTCGTCTCGCTGATCGGAGTCGTCCTCGTGCTCGACCTGCGCAACGTGTCGCTCGACGCGTTCGGTGTCGCGATGGCGCTCGCCGCGGCGGTGTGCCTCGCGAGCTACTTCCTGGTGTCGGCGAACACGACGATCCGAGTGCCGCCGATCGCGTTCACCGGGCTCGGCATGTGCGTCGGCGCACTCGCGGCGGTCGTGGTCAATGCGGTCGGGATCATGCCCCTGCGCTTCGTGGCCGCCGAAGTCGACTTCGCCGGGGCGCGGGTCTCGTGGGTGGTCCCGATGATCCTCATCGTCATGTTCACGGTGGGCGCGTACTTCTGCGGCATCGTCGGCCTCCGGTACATCGGGGCGACCGTCGGATCGTTCGTGAACCTCGTCGAGGTGCCGTTCTCGGCGATCGCCGCGTGGATCATCCTCGCGGAGGTGCTGACGCCGGTGCAGCTGCTCGGAGGAGTGGGGATCCTCGGGGGTATCGCCTTCATCAAGTGGGGCGACGTGCGCCTGGAACGCAGGCACGCGCTGGAGCGTCGCTCCAGTTGAGATAACGGTTCTCGTTACACTGGTCAGGTGCTCCCCGATCGGCTCAGTGACTTCGTCACGCTCTCCGTCAGCGTGTTCATCGAATCGCTGCCGTTCGTCTTCCTGGGCATCCTGCTGTCGATCGTGGTGCAGGTGTGGCTGCCGCCCACGCTCATCGAGCGGGTTTTGCCGCGGCGGCCAGCGCTTCGGAGGGCGGCGCTCTCCCTGCTCGGGGTGCTGCTGCCGGTGTGCGAGTGCGGCAACGTCCCGCTCGCCCGGGGATTGATCCTCCGAGGATTCACGCCCGCCGAGGCGCTGACCTTCCTGCTCGCCGCGCCGATCCTGAATCCCGTCACCATCATCACGACCTACCAGGCCTTCGGCTGGGATCACGGCATTCTCGTCGCCCGCATCCTCGGCGGCTTCGTGATCGCGAACCTCGTGGGGTGGGTGTTCAGCCGGCACCCCAGGCAGCACGAGATTCTGACGCCCCAGTTCGAGGCGAGCTGCCGCCACGCCGCGGCGGGTGGGGACCATGACCACGAGCACGATCACGACGCCCACCTCGGCGAGGATGGCGAGGCGCGTGCGAACGCCGGCTCCCTCGCGGGCCTCTCCCGCCGCACGCGGACACGCTTGCGCCGGAGCGCGCTGAGCTTCGCGGAGGAGTCGAGTGCCATGCTCCCGGCGCTCGCCGTCGGATCGGGCGTTGCGGGTGCGATCCAGGTCGGTGTGCCACGTGAAACACTCCTCCTGCTCGGCAGCCACCCGCTGCTCTCAGTGCTCGCGCTCGTCGCCCTGGCGTTCATCATCTCCATCTGCTCGAACGTCGACGCGTTCTTCATCATGTCGTTCGGGTCGACGTTCATGCCCGGCGGCATCGTGGCGTTCCTCGTCTTCGGGGCGATGATGGATATCAAGATGCTCGCACTGCTGCGGACCACGTTCACGACGCGGACCCTGCTGCAGCTTCTCGCGATCATCGGGCTCTGCAGTATCGCGATCGGATGGGGGGTCAACCTTGTCGCGTGACCGCATCATGACGCACTGGCGAGGACTGGCGATCAGCGCCATCGGGATCGCCGCCACCCTCTCCCTCGCCCTGAGCGGGCGGCTCGACTGGTACATCCATCCCAGGTACACCGTCTTCACCGTCACGATGTCGGTGCTCGGCGCGCTCGTCGGGATGCTGGCGGTCGGGATCCTCGCCGCCGGCGCGGTGCGCCACCGTCGAGCGCGTGCCGAGATACCCGCGGCCCCCACCGACCCGCCCCACCCCGAGCGTGCCGACCGTCCGCGGACGATCGCGGTCGTCTCAGCGGGCGCTCTCGTGGCGGCGCTCGCCACGGCACTGCTCATCATCCCGCCCGCGACGCTCAGCGCCGCGACCGCTGGTCAGCGCGAGATGAACGCGTCGATCAGCCCCGGTGGAGAAGCACCGGTCGCGATCGACGACGTCGACGACCTGTCGCAGCTCGACGTCAAGCAGTGGTCCCTGCTCCTCCGGCAGCAGGGCGGGGAAGCGGCGCTCGGGCGCACGGCTGACCTCACCGGCTTCGTGATGCCGGCCGACGGCGCACCGGACGACGTCTTCTACGTCGCCCGATTCTCGGTGACCTGCTGCACCATCGACGCCCAGCCGGTGGGGGTGCCCGTCTACGCTCCCGGGTGGCAGGACGACTTCGTCGCCGACGACTGGGTGCGGGTGACCGGGGTGTTCGCGACGAATCCGGACCCCGACGGAGCGCACCCGATGGTGCTCGTACCCGCCGAGGCGACCGCGGTCGACATGCCGGAGGATCCCTATGTCCACTGAGTCGACACCCCGGCGCCGCCACTCGCGGCTCGTCTGGGCAGTGATCGGCGGTCTCGCGGTCATCGCCGCGGGACTCGGATTCGCCACGCAGACGCAGGGCCCGCGACTGGAGGGGATCGACGTCAATACGGCGGCGGTGACGGAGCGCGCAGGGCAGACGGTAACGATCCAGGCGAATCAGCCGCTGAGCTCCGATGGTGACGCGTCGCCACAGGTGACGGTCGCTCCGGAGGTGCCGGTCGAAACGGCGGTCGACGGGAACACGGTCACCGTCACCTTCGCCGAACCCCTCGACTACGCGACGGAGTACGCGCTGACGGCGACGGTTGAGGGACTGCACACCGGGAGACAGGGCGAACTGCGCACTGCATTCACGACGCTCGACCCCGAAGTTGCGACACTCGTCCGAGGAGGGGGCTCTGACCAGGTCTTCTCCCAGCGACTCCGCGATGGTGAATCGCACCGGGGACTCGCCGTCGCGGACCGGATCCAGGAGTATGCGCTGCTCGACGACCAGACGGTGCTCGTCACGCTCGACGACGAGGATCGCCCCGCCGTGGAGACGATACCCCGCGACGGCGGTGAGCCGATTCCGATGATCGACTCGGGGATCGCCACCGTCCGCGACCTGCGGGTCGAGCCGCGCACGCGCCTCGTCGGCTTCATCGTCGATGATCTCGACCGGTCCGAGACCTTCAAGGTGCTGTCGTACACGGATTCACTACTGCTCTACGACATGAACAATCCCGGCACGCTCCTCGCCACCGTGGTCGACGAGCAGAATCGCCCGCTCGAGATCGCGGACTGGCGATTCGTGCCGGGAACGACGGCCGTGGTCGCCAGGACGCTCGACGGTGAACTGGTCGAGTACGACCCGGCGATGGGAACCGCAGCGACGCCGGCGACCGAGGAGGACTGGGACGCGGCGGTCGAGGCCGCGGCCGGTGAGACGCTCGACATCGAGGCGACGGAAGACGCGGTGATCGTGCGGGATGAGGCGGGGGAGCGAGAGCTCTTCCGACCCGCAGCCGAGACGAGCCGAGTGGGTGCGGTGTGCACCGCTCCCAACGGGGAGTACGTCGCCGTCGAGGTCTTCTCGGGTGACGGCGAGCCGGACGGGTACCCGGTTCCCGGCTTCACCGGGGCATCCGTCTCCTACGTGCGGGTCGCCGATGGCGCCGTCGTTCGCAGTGCGAACGGGTTGCAGCCCGACTGGTGCCGCGAGTAGCCGGGACCAGACGCAGCAGGGGGCCGGATCGCCATGCGACCCGGCCCCCTGACAGTGCAGCGGATCAGCTGGTGAGGCCGTCCACGTACTCCTGGTTCTGCTCGATCCACTCGCGAACGATCGGCTCGTAGTCGTCCGATCCCTCGTTCTCGTTGAACATGAGGTTCTCGAGCGAGTAGAGGTGATCCGAGTCCATCTTGAAGTTGGTGAGCCACTCCGAGACCTCGGGGTGATCCTCGGCCAGCGTCGAGCTGCCGTACGAGTAGATGCTCTCGGCGTCGCCGAGGGTGCCCTCGGGATCCTCGAGATCCTTGATGTCGTAGGCATCGTAGGCCCAGTGCGGACGCCACAGGGTCACGGCGATGTTGTCACCGGAGTCCATGGCGCTCTTCAGCTCCGTCAGCATGGCCGGCGTCGAGGAGACGATGAAGTCCATGTCCTCGAGACCGTAGGTCGGGATGACCTCGTTCTCGGTGGCGGCGGTCAGACCTGCACCCGCCTCGATGCCGACGAGACGGTTGCCGAACTCATCGGCGTTGTCGGCCAGCTCGGTGAGCGAGTCGATCGGCGCGTCGGAGTTCACCGCGACGGTGAGCTTCGCCTCGTCGTTCCAGGCGCCCAGCTCGACGATGTCATCGCCGTACCGCTCGACGTACTCCTCGTGGGTCAGCGGGAGCCAGACATCGAGCACGGCGTCGTAGGCGCCGTCGGCGAGGCCCTGGAAGACCGGTGCGGGGTCGGCGGTCTCGATCTCGACGTCGTAACCCTCATCCTCGAGAATGACCTTCCAGAGGTTCGTGACGGCGATCGCTTCGTCCCAGTTGAAGAGACCGAAGGTGACGGTGCCCTTCTCGTCGCCGCCTTCGTCGCCGCTGCCGCCGTCGCTGGCGCAGCCGGTGAGCGCAAGGGCGCCTGCGGCACCGAGCGCGAGGGCGCTGGTGAGGAACTTCTTCTTCATCGTGTGTCCTTCTTTCTGTCGTACGTGGGCTGGTGCGGGTGAGGGGCCCCTCGAAGGGACCGCCGAATCATCCGGGGATAGGGGCGCGCTGGGGTGAAGCGGCCTTCCGGTCCGCCTCCTCCTGTGCATCGGCGGCCGACGTATCGGCTCCCTGGGGAGCCTCGTCGGCGGGCTTGGCCGCGCGACCGCTGCTCTTCTTCTTGCGGTTCCGCTTCGATGTGCCGAACGCGCCGGTGATGCGGTCGAGGATCATCGCGAGGATCACCACCGAGAGGCCGGCTTCGGCCCCGAGCCCGACATCGATGCGGTTCAGCGACGCGACGACATCTCCGCCGAGGCCGCCGGCGCCGACCATGCCGGCGATGACGACCATCGAGAGGGAGAGCATGATGACCTGGTTCACACCTGCCATGATCGACGGCATGGCGAGCGGGAGCTGGATCTGGCGCAGGATCTTGCCCGGGGTGGACCCGAATGCGTACCCGGCCTCGACGACCTCCTTGTCGACGCCGCGGATGCCGAGCTCGGTGAGCCGGACGCCCGGAGCGAGGGCGAAGACGATGGTCGCGACGATACCGGGGACCACGCCGACGCTGAAGAGCATCAGGGCGGGGATGAGGTAGACGAACGCGGGCATCGTCTGCAGGAAGTCGAGGAAGGGCCGGATGATCTTCGACGCCGTGTCGTTGCGCGCGGCGAGGATGCCGAGCGGGATTGCGATGACCAGGGCGATGAGCGATGCGATGATCACCAGCGCGAGCGTGTCCATCGCGTTGTCCCACTGATCGACCGAGACGATCACGCAGAGGCCGATGACGGTGCCGACCGCGAGCTTCCACCCCTTGGCGAAGTACGCGATGATCGCGAGCACGATGATCATGGCCCAGAACGGCGGGGTCGACGTGACGAAGTCGAGACCGTCGTAGAGGGTGCCCATGATGTCGCGGAGCACGCGGAAGAAGGCGCTCAGTGTGGAAGTGAGCCAGTCGACGCCATCGCTGACGGCGTCACCGAGCGGCAGGCGGAAGTTGTCCATGAAGTCGTCCATCAGGCGCGGCCCCCTTCAATCGAGTCCGAGGCTTCCGGCAGGGTCACCGGTTCCTGATGCGCGACGTCGACAGCCCCATCATCGAGCGTTGCCGTGATCGTCGCGGCCGGCACCGTCGGCGTCGGCTCGATGATCGGGATCGCGGTGGTGGTCGGCGGAACCTGCGCCAGCGAGGCGAGCAGGGTGACGCGCGGCACGACGCCGATGAGGCGGCCCTGCTCGTCGGTCACCGCGATCGGGAGCGAGCTCTCGACGGCGAACTCGAACAGCTCGGCGATCAACTGTTCCGCCGTGACCGTTGCCGGCGTGGGGCGCAGCGCTTCGTGGAGGTCGGTGCCCCCCTCGCGCACCAGGCGCATCATGTCCTTGTCTCGGACCACGCCCAGCAGCTTCCGCTTGGCGTCGGTCACGAAGAGGGCCGCGGTCTGCAGGTCGCGCATGGTCTTCAGCGCGGCGCGCGGACCCGCCGAGGCGAAGACGACGGCGCGTGGCGCCTCCATGACGTCACCTGCGGTGAGCACGCGAGCGCGGTCGACGTCTTGCACGAACTGCGCGACGTAGTCGTTCGCGGGGTCGGTGAGGATGTCGTTGGGGGTGCCTACCTGCACGATGCGTCCGTCGCGCATGACCGCGATCCGGTCGCCGAGGAACATCGCCTCGTTGAGGTCGTGGGTGATGAACACGATCGTCTTGCCGAGTTCCTGCTGCAGCTCGATGAGCTGCTCCTGCATCTCGCGCCGGATCAGCGGATCGAGTGCGGAGAACGCCTCGTCCATGAGCAGGATCTCGGTGTCAGCGGCGAATGCGCGGGCGATGCCGACGCGCTGCTGCATGCCGCCGGAAAGCTCCTCCGGATAGTGATCTTCCCACCCCTTGAGGCCGACGCGCTCGAGCCAGTGCTTGGCGCGCTCGGTGCGCTTGCCGGCCGCGACACCCTGGAGTTCGAGGCCGTAAGCCACGTTCTCGAGGACCGTGCGGTGGGGGAGCAGCGCGAAGTGCTGGAAGACCATCGACATGTGGTCACGACGGAGGCCGCGCAGCTCGGTGGGGCCCGAGCCGACGACCTCGGTGCCGAAGACCTTGATGGACCCGTCGGTCGTGGGGTTCAACCCGTTGAGCATGCGGATCAGGGTCGACTTGCCCGAGCCGGAGAGGCCCATGACGACGAAGATCTCGCCCTTCTTCACGTCGAACGAGGCATCGATCACCGCGGCGGTGCCGAGGGGCTGCACGTCGTCTCGCGTCGAACCCGTCCGCAGGCGCTTCACGGCCTCTTTCGGGCGGCGCCCGAAGACCTTGAAGACCTGGGAGACCTCGAAAGCGACTTCACGTTCAGTGCCCGCCGTCGATCGAGTGCTGGCTGGGGAACTATTCACTATTTTTGCCTCCTAGCCGCCGAGCGCGGTGCTCGGTGGCGGGTCTATCGCGGGGCAGGCGCACGTGACGCCCGGATCTTCACCGCTGATTGACGCTAACAAGTTGCCGAGCCCCCCTCAACGCGAGCCGGGAGGTATTCCCGTGCGAAGTATCGTACTTTCCCTGTCCGATCGGGGGTAAGTGCCGATACACCATTGTTATCGCATGCATTGTCACAAGCTCGCGAAGACCGGTACTGTTGCCCATGTTTCACTGACTCTGAGAGGACGATCAATGAGGATTCGATATGCGGTTCCCGTACTCGCTGCGGCTGCTGCCCTCGTGCTGACCGGGTGCACGAATGATGATGGCGCAGGCACCGAGGAGACCACGGGCGGTGCGGAGATCACC
It encodes the following:
- a CDS encoding SRPBCC family protein — its product is MTKHTGSGHIDIEMPLYDVYRLWVRVETYPRFLAPLEEVAQLSDTVLHWRVRFGEYRRDFDTVIAEHVPRRRLAWRSLGAAFHTGSVDFAAVDDRTTRVRLQMAWDHRVLDLPDGADPGITLVDDAAVNADLRAFVHYAEEEAEAVQPQLIGGPAHPPPRTA
- a CDS encoding ABC transporter permease; translation: MDNFRLPLGDAVSDGVDWLTSTLSAFFRVLRDIMGTLYDGLDFVTSTPPFWAMIIVLAIIAYFAKGWKLAVGTVIGLCVIVSVDQWDNAMDTLALVIIASLIALVIAIPLGILAARNDTASKIIRPFLDFLQTMPAFVYLIPALMLFSVGVVPGIVATIVFALAPGVRLTELGIRGVDKEVVEAGYAFGSTPGKILRQIQLPLAMPSIMAGVNQVIMLSLSMVVIAGMVGAGGLGGDVVASLNRIDVGLGAEAGLSVVILAMILDRITGAFGTSKRNRKKKSSGRAAKPADEAPQGADTSAADAQEEADRKAASPQRAPIPG
- a CDS encoding glycine betaine/L-proline ABC transporter ATP-binding protein translates to MNSSPASTRSTAGTEREVAFEVSQVFKVFGRRPKEAVKRLRTGSTRDDVQPLGTAAVIDASFDVKKGEIFVVMGLSGSGKSTLIRMLNGLNPTTDGSIKVFGTEVVGSGPTELRGLRRDHMSMVFQHFALLPHRTVLENVAYGLELQGVAAGKRTERAKHWLERVGLKGWEDHYPEELSGGMQQRVGIARAFAADTEILLMDEAFSALDPLIRREMQEQLIELQQELGKTIVFITHDLNEAMFLGDRIAVMRDGRIVQVGTPNDILTDPANDYVAQFVQDVDRARVLTAGDVMEAPRAVVFASAGPRAALKTMRDLQTAALFVTDAKRKLLGVVRDKDMMRLVREGGTDLHEALRPTPATVTAEQLIAELFEFAVESSLPIAVTDEQGRLIGVVPRVTLLASLAQVPPTTTAIPIIEPTPTVPAATITATLDDGAVDVAHQEPVTLPEASDSIEGGRA
- a CDS encoding glycine betaine ABC transporter substrate-binding protein is translated as MKKKFLTSALALGAAGALALTGCASDGGSGDEGGDEKGTVTFGLFNWDEAIAVTNLWKVILEDEGYDVEIETADPAPVFQGLADGAYDAVLDVWLPLTHEEYVERYGDDIVELGAWNDEAKLTVAVNSDAPIDSLTELADNADEFGNRLVGIEAGAGLTAATENEVIPTYGLEDMDFIVSSTPAMLTELKSAMDSGDNIAVTLWRPHWAYDAYDIKDLEDPEGTLGDAESIYSYGSSTLAEDHPEVSEWLTNFKMDSDHLYSLENLMFNENEGSDDYEPIVREWIEQNQEYVDGLTS
- a CDS encoding ATP-dependent DNA ligase, producing MGYLNYGARHVFEFDDRTLAHLQPVILAKLSRQESFAFTWTDRGHRRSIWLHPAITLSFQLAAEPSPQLNRTWLQALTKQANGSSGLRIVKEPAA
- a CDS encoding DMT family transporter, translated to MKRGGALRRIVVLGFVFTLLSAFFFAVAGPVAKTMYEIGWTPGAVVLVRLAGSAVLLLVPTLFALRGYWGEVRRHWGTVVTYGVVSMAGVQAFFFLAVEHLTVAVALLLEMTAPILIVFWLWARTRKRPGAFTFAGVVVSLIGVVLVLDLRNVSLDAFGVAMALAAAVCLASYFLVSANTTIRVPPIAFTGLGMCVGALAAVVVNAVGIMPLRFVAAEVDFAGARVSWVVPMILIVMFTVGAYFCGIVGLRYIGATVGSFVNLVEVPFSAIAAWIILAEVLTPVQLLGGVGILGGIAFIKWGDVRLERRHALERRSS
- a CDS encoding TIGR03943 family protein, coding for MTHWRGLAISAIGIAATLSLALSGRLDWYIHPRYTVFTVTMSVLGALVGMLAVGILAAGAVRHRRARAEIPAAPTDPPHPERADRPRTIAVVSAGALVAALATALLIIPPATLSAATAGQREMNASISPGGEAPVAIDDVDDLSQLDVKQWSLLLRQQGGEAALGRTADLTGFVMPADGAPDDVFYVARFSVTCCTIDAQPVGVPVYAPGWQDDFVADDWVRVTGVFATNPDPDGAHPMVLVPAEATAVDMPEDPYVH
- a CDS encoding permease, encoding MLPDRLSDFVTLSVSVFIESLPFVFLGILLSIVVQVWLPPTLIERVLPRRPALRRAALSLLGVLLPVCECGNVPLARGLILRGFTPAEALTFLLAAPILNPVTIITTYQAFGWDHGILVARILGGFVIANLVGWVFSRHPRQHEILTPQFEASCRHAAAGGDHDHEHDHDAHLGEDGEARANAGSLAGLSRRTRTRLRRSALSFAEESSAMLPALAVGSGVAGAIQVGVPRETLLLLGSHPLLSVLALVALAFIISICSNVDAFFIMSFGSTFMPGGIVAFLVFGAMMDIKMLALLRTTFTTRTLLQLLAIIGLCSIAIGWGVNLVA